The Sebastes fasciatus isolate fSebFas1 chromosome 22, fSebFas1.pri, whole genome shotgun sequence genome includes the window GAGCACTTCCTGCCTGTCACTTCCTGGCTGGCTGACAGCTCATATGGTGACAGGCTGTGGTCGAGGCCTCAATCTTACTTTCCATCTGAGGCTTCAGAGGGGACTTTCTGTTCTGTCTGCATCTGTGTTGTATTCCTCTATTTACATCAGTCCTGATTACTTTCTCTTTTGCTGTTTCTTCTATGTACAGTACAACATTCCTTTAGTTTGAATCTATTTCTGCTCTAATCTGAAACAGGCCAGGAATGTAGAGCAGAgagtaaaataatatttatgtaatatttGATGCAAATCTCTGTTTTGATGCTCAAGTAAATACTGTTGTTCAGTCATGTTTCtttctatttaaatatttgtattgaatgCAAACATTTATACACAAAACGTCACAAACACTGGACATCTAGTATACCGGTGCATGCTTACAtactaaataaattaataataataatccaaattaAGTGGatcagaagaaaaaagaaagaaagaaatattaaaaaatataaataataaaaaatacaaataatataataaaataaacaatatatttaaaaaaaagtcaggctTCTTTGTATTCAAATATCtgtattaaattttttccacttttatgcaaacatttatacacaaaacataacaaacactGGATATCTAGTATACTGGTATATGgttaaatactaaataaatgaataataataatccaaattaAGTTGATCAGaagaaaaaattaataaataaaaataaattataataaaagatagataaataaaaataaattataacaaaaaataaataatacaaaatatatataaatatatattaaaaataaaataatataatataataaaataaataagtacaaaaAGGCAAGCTTAtttgagctaaaaaaaaaaaagaatctctAAATTCAGATCTTTTTTGTCTCCTtctgatttacataaagttacatttattttaaaataaattaaaaaaaaaaaaattctcgccTGGAatgcactttattttatttcactttgCTGTAATGCTGTTGGTATCAGCCAGAGCTCCCTTCACTGACTATAACAGGCACTAAAGCAGGGTTTATGCTAGCCGTAGTGTTCCCGACGCAAGGCAAGGACGTTGAAAGGAGGAGATGTCACATGATGATGAACGCAGTAAAATCCGGTCTGCACtcgctgaaattgagccaataacGCACGaccagttacactgcacatacATGTGCCATACCCCATGGCTCCAGACCGTGTCGCAGCCTCTTCCAATAAGCCTTGGTGCAAGGGTGTGCCAGGCAAAATGACATCATAATGTATTGTGTGTACGGCGCAAAGGCTCCGCAAGTCGCCGCACAGCTTGGttgtgcacctctgaatttATGTAACTAGGCTTTTTCAGATATGACAGCCACAATAGGATAAAAGCAAATACCTTAAATTAAgaagtaaaataatgaattagaaAGTCGGCCAATATAAATGCTTTACAAGCAGGAGATATTAAACCTTTCAgcctttgttttattataatacatttaattcttGACTCATTTCTATACAGGGATTGTATAAAAGGTGATAAAGTATGTCCATGAATATGAGATATGAGTTTATAGTTAATTACATTTCCTCCTCAGTATTGAGGCGTTTGGTTTATGGTGTTTTGCAGGTAACACTCGCTGACTTCTTGCTTCTTCAGAGAATATTTTGTTTGCACGCCTTCTGGCGATTGTGAGAAAACGCCACTGTACGTACTCGTAGCTCGCGTGCCATCTGCGGAGTCAGATGCCTCGCCAGAGGATAAACAAAGCTTCAGAGATACGAACGCATTACTAGCCAACGCACACTGGCTGCAAATTATTTACcatattaattttaaaatgtgactgatcatttttaaagcatTAAATGGCCTTGCTCCAAAGTACATGGTCGATTTATTGACCCCTTCTGTGCCGGGGCGTTCTCTCAGATCGTTGGCTGCAGCTTTGCTGGTTGTTCTTAGATCCAGTCTTGTGACCAAAGGTGCCTGGGCCTCTGCTGTTAGAGCCCTTAGACTGAACTCTCTGCCTATTGGAATCACACACGCCACATGATTAGCAATCCTTTATTTGTTGCTGGGTTTTATCAGCCCTCCTCTgccatttaatatattttttaatttccctctgttgtttgtattttgttctattgttgttgcatgtttctggtttttatctgctgttttttttcctggaaaTCATTCTGTAACCTTGTTAAGAAAAGTGctataaagtttattattatataaaaaatgacCATTAAGGAGGAATATTTATGTCCTGCATGGCTTTAACTGAACACGCATGCAATAATCcaataaaaatatcataaaaataatGTACTAATTAAAGGGACGAGGCAGCTGTTCAAACCATGTTTGGACTCTTTTCTGTGCTTAAGCCGTGTACCGGCCTTCACCATGTTCTCCAGGAAAGGGAAGATTTCCTTCACTTTCACTAAGATTATTGCTTTTATCCTCACAGGACCCGATGCAGGCAGCCAAAGAGCCCACTCAAGAAGGCCTCAAGAGAAGCCACCTAAACATCGGGGTTCTTGAGGAGTTTGCCCAAAATATGTCCGAGAACATAATCCAGTCATTTATAAGCCAGATGGAAACGGTGGAACCGGAGATGGACTGCCGGGCGTCCAGAAATCAGGAGGTGTTAGCTGAAGAGTTAGCCTCCGCAGTGATTGAGGTCGCTCTGAGGGAAGTGTCAGAGAGGTCAGCTGGAGTAAAGATGGACGGTGGACAGGAGATGGATCCAGGCAAAGAAATCCAGACTTCCAAAGACGCCAACCCCTGTCACCCATCTCTGTCCCAGTCAGGGCTCCCCGTGGTGGGATCCCTCGACTACCCCGACGCCCCTCCGACCACTCCTGTCCTCACTGAGCTTGAGAGGAGCAGACACAGTTTCTCCAGGAAGCTGAAAGGAGGCTTGGCGACGGTTTTCCTGCCTTCGCCTCCTCCGCCGACCCCAAAGGACAAAGAGGACGGAGCTGCCAGCGACCCCCAGGTGGAGCTAATGGAGCATCTAATGCACTCGCTGACCACAGATGATTTGGAGAGAGACTATTTTGAAGTAGGATCTCACCACGGAGCCAAGATGGAGGCTTTCGCGGAGGCTCTTTCACGTGACATCATCGACTGGGTCTTGAGTGATGAACACAGAGAGCAGATAGCCGACAACAGCAATCTTCATCTACTGGCTCACCAACTTGCTGAAACCAtcatcacctcctccctccatgAAGCCAAAATGCTTGTCTAGTATCTCAGTGGGATCATATTTGTGAAGACTGGCATGTATTGATATCGTTACCTCCAGGCTGACTGCCACTGCCTGACATTCTCGTTGAAATGTGGTTTACTACAATAATACTGTTCTGTACTCCGATTTTTTGACGGTTTATTTCTCAATAAAGTTTGGTTAAAGTTTATCCAGATCAAGAGTTTGATTGTGAAATATGACCTATTTTATGCAAAAAGTGACCTGCGATCCAACAAAAAGATGGTGGACTCGTAGTCAAAACTAAATCTGGCTCTTTTAATGACACATATATCCTGGAAGTTATATAATTTAGAAGCTGGCTAAGGTAACGGTGGATAAAAAGTGCATTGGCAGGAAAACTCCCATGgtttttgaatgcatttttgaCTGGGATCCAACTGCAATAACCATAAATGTCCTGTAGATGTCATCACAGGAGCAATGCTCCTTCAGCATGAGGTCAGTGAGGTCAACCTGAGGGATTACCTGACAACTATTAAAATTAAATCAgttttgggggggaaaaaatatgttttgctctAAATATGCATGAAGGATTGTTGAAGCTTTATTTGTTTCTGTACATTGTTGATAACTTGAGTTGTTTGTCTTGATTTTACTTCATTaaagagtagagagagtagagagagattTCAGATTGAGAGGACGCTGGCGTGTTTGTCGCCGCTTCTCAGTTCCGTAGCAAAACTTCGCTTTTTGTTAAATCTGTGCCTACATTCACTGCATGTAGGAATAAGTTATCACTATAAGTTGTATTTACACTTCACTGTCTGGTGCTGCTAACTGTCAGAAGATTGTGCACATTTGGCTCTGTGTGCTCGCCTTCTCCAGTGatcagctgttagctgttagccgccggTCAGCTGTTAGCTCCGCCGACCAAGCGGCGCTATCAATTTACTGTGGATTATCCAACGTCACTCCGCTGCTCACGTTTGGACATCTCCATGCCACGACTCCAGGACTATCCACCTTGTGTTCTGGCTacactgtttgctgctgctgttctggcTACATTCCCTGCGGCTGCTGCGGTCCGAGGCTGGGAGCCTCCTCCACGGATTGCGGCTCCAGGATTTAGCCGGCGCTCCACTGCTGCAAACATGGTGTTCATCAAATACTCAACAACGCAACTCCTGGACCTCTTCTGTCACTTCATTCCAAACTGCATCGCTGACATTAAATCCCTCGGACTCCTACGCCGCCCCCGTTATGTCCATAGAGCCTCCAGGTACAAGTTTGTTTACGCTGGTCATGGTATTCCCTCAGTACTGTCTGACAGGCGCTCCAACACGCAGCTACGACGTCATCACAACAAACCACACGTGTGCACCCTGAACAATCTGAGGTCCCTGGTCTGTGTTGACAGTGTCGTTTCCTCCACACCGCCTGCCCCAGCATTCACAAACAACAGTGCAACATTTATGCTGCAGAATGCTCGCTCAATCAACAATAAAGCTCTACTCATCCATGATATTATCACTGACAGGAAAATTGACTTTCTCTGTCTAACTGTGACTTGGCAAAATCAGCAGAATTTCATGGCACTTAATCAAGCCACTCCCCCTGGATATGTCTACATACAAAAGCCTCGCTCCATGGGTCGTGGTGGCGGGCTGGCTGTTATACATCGAGCTGACATCCTGGTCAAAGACCTTCCAGTACCCAATGTCACCTCGTTTGAGTGTGTCATTTTCTCCCTGGTTGGGTCTACACAGCTCCAGGTTGTCCTCATCTACCGCCCCCCTAAAACCTCCACCACCTTCATGTCTGAGCTGTCTGAGCTTCTCACCTCTGTCTGCTCCATGTCTCCATCTACACTCCTGCTCGGTGACTTCaatattcatgtggactccACCAGCTGCTCGTTTGCCACTGAATTCCTGTCACTGTTGGACTGTTTCAACTTTACACAGCACGTTAAAAGTCCCACCCACACTAAAGGCCACACGCTGGATCTGGTGTGCTCCACTGGCACAACTCCCTCCCATCTGCAGTGCCTGGACCTCGCGGTCTCAGACCATCTCGCTGTTCTCTGCACTGTTCCTGTCACCCTGCCCAGGCAGCGCACAAAACGTACCATCCAATACAGGATCATCAAGACAGTGAGTACACCAGCTCTGAACGACCTGATAGCGACCCATCTGGCCTCAGATCCACACGACAGCTCTGCTGATGGGCTGGTTGCCCACTACAACGCCACTTTATCCGGCAGCCTTGACTCCCTTGCCCCCCTCAAAACCCGGACTGTCTCCTATACCCGTCCCGCCCCCTGGTTCACCACTGAACTCCGCACCCAGAAGTCCACCGGCCGTCAACTGGAGAGGCGCTGCAAAAGATCTGGCCTCACTGTCCACCTTGAGGCTTATAAAGAGCATGTGAGGGCCTACAAAGTAGCTCTCTCCCAGGCCAAAACACAGTACTACTCCACCCTCATTACCAACCAACAAAACCACCCCAGACTGCTGTTCTCCACCATCAACCGGCTCCTTCGCCCCCtcgacccccccctcccctcaggtGCCCCCGACCTCTGCACTAAGTTCCTGGACTTTTTCCAGGACAAAGTCGAGTCCAtccatcagcagctcctggtgcctgcccacctccctccacacacacctcagccacTGGGCGTGGCTCCCTTGGATGTTCGCCTGCCTCAgtgctccctctccttcttctcccctgTATGTGCTCCTCAGGTTGCAAAGTTGGTCACTAAGGCCAAAGCCTCCACCTGTTCTCTGGACCCCATGCCCACAGCCTTGGTCAAGGCGTGCCTACCTGCCCTGTGCCCCATTATGGTGAACATCATCAACTCCTCCTTGGCATCTGGTCTTGTACCCGACAGCCTCAAGATGGCATCAGTCACTCCCATCCTCAAAAAGCCAGGTCTGGACCGGGATGACAGCAACAACTACCGaccgatctccaaccttcctttcctgagcaaaattctggaaagagcagtggccgcccaactccatcaacatatggccaaccatgagctctacgaaacgtttcaatctggcttcagaccacaccacagcacagagaccaccctcatcaaaatcacaaatgacctcctcatcgctgcagattctggtcacatcagcatcctcatcctcctggacctctcagctgccttcgacacagtctcccacaccatcctcctcacccgcctatctgactaccttggcctcaccggttcagctctctctcggtttcagtcctacctcacaaacagaaaacagtttgtcaccatcagagactccagttccaccccggccccagtcaaccatggcgtacctcaaggctctgtgctgggacccctcctcttcaccatctacatgctcccccttggtcagatcatccgccaccacggtctcagctttcattcatatgctgacgacacacaactatatctcagcaccaaaccatccacccagctacccccacagtcacttgtaaactgcctacatgcaataaaaatctggatgtcatcCAACttcttaaaactcaacagcaacaaaaccgagctcatggttgtggctcccaaagccctgctccggaaggttggagatctccacctggatgttgatggctgttccttctccccatcctcggaagtccgcaacctgggtgtcatcctggacccaacactatcattccaatctcatatcaggttcatcaccaaatccgccttcttccacctcaaaaacatctcacgtctccggcaatcactctctgactctgtggcagaaaccctcatccacgctttcgtcacctcccgtttggactactgcaatgga containing:
- the LOC141761215 gene encoding uncharacterized protein LOC141761215 isoform X1, whose translation is MSFRGPGRWILLKDPMQAAKEPTQEGLKRSHLNIGVLEEFAQNMSENIIQSFISQMETVEPEMDCRASRNQEVLAEELASAVIEVALREVSERSAGVKMDGGQEMDPGKEIQTSKDANPCHPSLSQSGLPVVGSLDYPDAPPTTPVLTELERSRHSFSRKLKGGLATVFLPSPPPPTPKDKEDGAASDPQVELMEHLMHSLTTDDLERDYFEVGSHHGAKMEAFAEALSRDIIDWVLSDEHREQIADNSNLHLLAHQLAETIITSSLHEAKMLV
- the LOC141761215 gene encoding uncharacterized protein LOC141761215 isoform X2, giving the protein MQAAKEPTQEGLKRSHLNIGVLEEFAQNMSENIIQSFISQMETVEPEMDCRASRNQEVLAEELASAVIEVALREVSERSAGVKMDGGQEMDPGKEIQTSKDANPCHPSLSQSGLPVVGSLDYPDAPPTTPVLTELERSRHSFSRKLKGGLATVFLPSPPPPTPKDKEDGAASDPQVELMEHLMHSLTTDDLERDYFEVGSHHGAKMEAFAEALSRDIIDWVLSDEHREQIADNSNLHLLAHQLAETIITSSLHEAKMLV